One region of Vibrio marisflavi CECT 7928 genomic DNA includes:
- the aspA gene encoding aspartate ammonia-lyase, which translates to MVTLPESQETKPQETRIEEDLLGQRHVPADAYYGIHTLRACENFNISRATISDVPEFVRGMVMTKKAAALANKELGVIPSNVADYIIQACDLILETGKCMDQFPSDVFQGGAGTSVNMNTNEVIANLALELMGKEKGEYEFINPNDHVNKSQSTNCAYPTGFRISVFNSVKKLTNAIEYLKASFELKSQEFSKILKMGRTQLQDAVPMTVGQEFHAWAVTLNEEIRALEYTSKLLLEVNLGATAIGTGLNAAQGYQELAVKHLAAVTGLECVAAEDLIEATSDCGAYVMTHGAVKRLAVKLSKICNDLRLLSSGPRAGLNELNLPELQAGSSIMPAKVNPVVPEVVNQVCFKVLGNDNTISFAAEGGQLQLNVMEPVIAQSMFESLDILTNACVNLREKCIDGITVNKEVCESYVHNSIGIVTYLNPYIGHHQGDIVGKICAETGKSVREVVLERGLLTSEELDEILSISNFMHPKYNAKRYK; encoded by the coding sequence ATGGTTACCCTGCCAGAATCACAAGAAACAAAACCACAAGAAACACGCATTGAAGAAGACCTACTAGGTCAAAGACATGTCCCAGCGGATGCCTACTACGGTATTCATACTCTACGAGCTTGTGAGAACTTCAACATTTCCCGTGCGACAATTTCAGATGTACCTGAGTTTGTTCGTGGTATGGTTATGACAAAGAAAGCAGCAGCTCTAGCAAACAAAGAGTTAGGTGTAATTCCAAGCAATGTCGCTGACTACATTATCCAAGCCTGCGATCTAATTTTGGAAACAGGCAAATGTATGGACCAGTTCCCATCGGATGTATTCCAAGGTGGCGCAGGTACTTCAGTGAACATGAACACCAATGAAGTGATTGCAAACTTAGCTCTTGAGCTGATGGGCAAAGAAAAGGGTGAATATGAGTTCATCAACCCTAACGACCACGTAAACAAGAGCCAATCTACAAACTGTGCTTACCCTACTGGCTTCCGTATTTCAGTGTTCAATAGCGTTAAAAAACTAACCAATGCGATTGAATACCTGAAAGCTTCTTTTGAACTGAAGAGCCAAGAGTTTAGCAAGATTCTGAAAATGGGCCGTACCCAGCTTCAAGATGCTGTGCCTATGACGGTTGGTCAAGAGTTCCACGCTTGGGCTGTAACACTAAACGAAGAAATTCGTGCTCTAGAATATACGTCGAAATTACTACTTGAAGTGAACTTAGGCGCAACAGCCATTGGTACTGGGCTTAATGCTGCTCAAGGTTATCAAGAGCTAGCGGTCAAACATCTTGCGGCTGTTACTGGCCTAGAATGTGTTGCAGCAGAAGATTTAATCGAAGCGACTTCAGATTGCGGCGCCTACGTGATGACTCACGGTGCAGTGAAACGACTAGCGGTCAAGCTTTCTAAAATCTGTAATGATTTACGCCTTCTTTCTTCAGGTCCACGTGCAGGCCTAAATGAGCTAAATCTTCCAGAACTGCAAGCTGGTTCTTCTATTATGCCTGCCAAAGTTAACCCTGTAGTTCCAGAAGTCGTCAACCAAGTGTGCTTTAAGGTTCTTGGTAACGACAACACGATCTCATTTGCAGCAGAAGGCGGTCAGCTGCAATTAAATGTCATGGAACCAGTGATTGCGCAAAGCATGTTCGAGTCTTTGGACATTCTAACCAATGCCTGCGTTAACTTGAGAGAGAAGTGCATTGACGGCATTACAGTTAACAAAGAAGTATGTGAAAGTTATGTGCACAACTCCATTGGTATCGTGACTTACCTAAACCCATACATTGGTCACCATCAAGGCGATATTGTTGGCAAGATTTGCGCGGAAACAGGTAAGAGTGTTCGTGAAGTAGTATTGGAGCGTGGTCTACTCACTTCCGAAGAATTAGATGAGATCTTATCTATCTCCAACTTTATGCACCCGAAATATAACGCTAAGCGATACAAATAA
- a CDS encoding response regulator, with protein MESSYTIVIADDHPLFRNALFQSVNMAIGDANLLEADSLDALFSLVKAHEDTDLVLLDLKMPGANGMSGLIQLRADYPNLPVVVISANEEPSVVSQVKAHGAFGFIPKSSDIKSLIGALNQVLEGEPYFPDISSSYSQEHYELSQKIATLTPQQYKVLTMLSDGLLNKQIAYELNVSEATIKAHMTAIFRKLGVKNRTQAVILLQQTETEH; from the coding sequence ATGGAATCTAGTTACACCATCGTGATTGCTGACGATCATCCATTATTTCGAAATGCACTTTTTCAATCGGTGAACATGGCTATTGGGGATGCAAACCTACTTGAAGCCGACTCTCTCGATGCTCTTTTCTCTCTAGTGAAAGCTCACGAAGACACTGACCTAGTGTTACTAGACCTAAAAATGCCTGGTGCTAATGGCATGTCTGGACTTATCCAACTGAGAGCAGACTACCCCAATTTACCTGTAGTTGTTATCTCCGCCAATGAAGAACCGAGCGTAGTCTCGCAAGTTAAAGCACATGGAGCTTTCGGCTTTATTCCAAAATCGAGTGATATTAAGTCGTTAATTGGCGCATTGAATCAGGTTCTTGAAGGAGAGCCCTACTTCCCAGATATATCTTCATCATACTCTCAAGAACACTACGAGCTTTCACAAAAAATTGCGACGCTGACCCCCCAGCAATACAAGGTTTTGACCATGCTTTCAGATGGTCTTCTGAACAAGCAAATTGCATACGAATTAAATGTCTCAGAAGCAACAATTAAAGCCCATATGACGGCTATTTTTAGAAAGTTAGGCGTTAAAAATCGAACACAAGCGGTCATATTGCTGCAACAGACTGAAACTGAACATTAA
- a CDS encoding protein-disulfide reductase DsbD → MRTLVSLLVYFLLSFSSPAIAQLSNTVALPGASSSSQKFVPVDQAFAFSHFQQGKFIYLDWQVKPDYYLYRHTISVTGTNVELGDIVIPKGQEHKDEFFGEVNIFTSPLSIAVPIDNIQPGAQLTVQYQGCAKAGFCYPPETKIINIESPQASSSVPNDSANAQAKNANGSVAVNQSADSSGYFSFLGSHWWTPVLFLALGVGLAFTPCVLPMYPILTSIVLGSGRLSHKRAFALSMIYVQGMALTYTILGLIVASAGIQFQAAMQHPYVLVGLSVLFIALALSMFGLYSLQLPSRAQTWLNSLSNQQRSGNSLGVFAMGAISGLVCSPCTTAPLSGALLYVAQTGNLFIGGITLYALALGMGIPLILAAVFGNKLLPKSGDWMNKVKALFGFILLAAPIFLLERMIPEFWASILWSILGIAAFGWLYHVKNSFHSGGWKQSVVAIIAILGMLFSAQPILHDWYSSSNTTMDSRPTIEFVRIHNINELNAQLEKAKLEHKPVMLDFYADWCVACKEFEKYTFHEKAVEEKLQHFVLLQVDVTKSLPEDFKLMQKMNVLGLPTIEFWNAKGEHMVNARVTGFKDAKAFLVHMNQFDFTTSNK, encoded by the coding sequence ATGCGCACACTCGTTTCTTTGCTTGTTTACTTCCTGCTTTCCTTTTCTAGCCCAGCAATAGCTCAACTAAGCAATACCGTTGCTTTACCGGGAGCTTCCAGCAGTTCCCAAAAGTTTGTTCCTGTCGATCAGGCTTTTGCTTTTAGTCACTTTCAACAAGGAAAATTCATATATTTAGATTGGCAGGTTAAGCCCGATTACTACCTGTATCGCCATACTATTTCCGTTACCGGTACAAATGTAGAGCTGGGCGATATTGTTATACCTAAGGGACAAGAGCATAAAGACGAGTTCTTTGGCGAAGTAAATATTTTCACATCTCCACTATCAATTGCGGTTCCTATCGACAACATCCAGCCGGGTGCTCAATTAACCGTCCAGTATCAAGGCTGTGCAAAGGCAGGGTTTTGCTACCCGCCAGAAACAAAAATCATCAACATTGAATCTCCGCAAGCCTCTAGCAGCGTGCCAAATGACAGCGCAAATGCTCAAGCAAAAAATGCTAACGGTTCAGTGGCTGTAAACCAAAGCGCTGACAGTTCAGGCTACTTTTCCTTTTTAGGTAGCCATTGGTGGACTCCGGTTCTCTTTTTAGCACTAGGAGTTGGACTTGCCTTTACTCCTTGCGTGCTGCCAATGTATCCAATTTTGACCAGCATTGTATTGGGCAGTGGGCGATTGTCACACAAGAGAGCTTTCGCCTTATCAATGATTTACGTGCAGGGGATGGCGCTCACCTACACCATTTTAGGCCTCATAGTGGCATCTGCTGGAATACAGTTCCAAGCAGCCATGCAGCACCCTTATGTATTAGTCGGCTTAAGCGTATTGTTCATAGCTCTCGCACTATCTATGTTCGGCTTGTATTCACTTCAGCTACCAAGCCGCGCTCAAACATGGTTAAACTCGCTAAGCAATCAGCAGCGTTCTGGAAACAGCCTCGGTGTATTTGCTATGGGCGCCATCTCTGGATTGGTTTGCTCACCATGCACGACTGCTCCACTATCAGGCGCCCTACTATACGTGGCGCAAACAGGTAACCTTTTCATAGGTGGCATCACGCTTTATGCACTAGCGCTTGGCATGGGTATACCGCTCATTTTAGCTGCCGTATTTGGTAACAAGCTGCTGCCGAAGTCTGGCGACTGGATGAACAAAGTGAAGGCACTGTTTGGATTCATTCTGCTTGCTGCGCCTATCTTTTTGTTAGAACGAATGATTCCTGAATTTTGGGCTTCCATACTTTGGTCTATTCTCGGCATTGCCGCATTTGGCTGGCTTTACCATGTTAAAAACAGCTTCCACTCTGGCGGCTGGAAACAAAGCGTTGTCGCCATTATTGCAATTTTGGGCATGCTATTTTCGGCCCAGCCTATTTTGCATGATTGGTATTCCTCATCAAACACGACAATGGATTCGAGGCCAACAATAGAGTTCGTTCGTATTCACAATATCAACGAACTCAATGCCCAGCTTGAGAAAGCCAAGCTAGAACACAAGCCTGTCATGTTAGATTTTTATGCCGATTGGTGCGTTGCATGTAAAGAGTTTGAGAAATACACCTTCCATGAAAAGGCTGTTGAAGAGAAGCTGCAGCACTTTGTATTACTGCAAGTGGATGTCACTAAGAGCCTGCCCGAAGATTTTAAACTAATGCAGAAAATGAACGTGCTCGGCTTACCAACCATAGAATTTTGGAACGCTAAAGGCGAGCATATGGTAAACGCGAGAGTGACCGGCTTTAAGGATGCCAAAGCATTTTTGGTACATATGAATCAGTTCGATTTTACAACGAGCAATAAGTAG
- a CDS encoding FxsA family protein, whose translation MFAILFLMFIVVPVLEIAIFVQVGSVIGLWPTVGLVLVSAFVGASLVRSQGLQTLMSVQKKIQQGVVPTEQIFEGVMLALAGILLITPGFLTDLMGMVLLLPAPRARLAKYVLSKAEFKVSGQGFSKGPFNGDGNTFEGEYEKKDDQDRDKLN comes from the coding sequence ATGTTTGCCATTCTCTTTTTAATGTTTATTGTTGTGCCCGTCCTCGAAATTGCTATTTTTGTGCAAGTCGGGAGTGTTATTGGGCTATGGCCAACAGTGGGTTTAGTGTTAGTCAGTGCTTTTGTTGGCGCCTCTTTAGTTCGTAGCCAAGGCTTACAAACGCTGATGTCGGTTCAGAAGAAAATTCAGCAAGGAGTTGTGCCGACAGAACAGATTTTTGAAGGAGTTATGCTGGCTCTTGCTGGTATTTTGCTTATTACTCCGGGGTTTTTAACCGATCTTATGGGAATGGTACTTTTGCTACCTGCACCAAGAGCAAGGCTCGCAAAATACGTGCTAAGCAAAGCGGAGTTTAAAGTATCCGGACAAGGCTTTTCTAAAGGGCCTTTCAATGGTGATGGGAATACCTTTGAAGGTGAGTATGAGAAGAAAGATGACCAAGATAGAGATAAGCTCAATTAG
- a CDS encoding anaerobic C4-dicarboxylate transporter translates to MVAVELVVLLSFIFIGARIGGIGIGFAGGAGVIFLSLILGVPTSQAYIPVDVILIIMSVITAIAAMQVAGGMDWLVQLAENFLRKHPERITFYAPMVTFLMTLMAGTGHTAFSTLPVIAEVAKGQGIRPSRPLSIAVIASQIAITASPISAAVVAFSVMLAPQGVSYLTLLLVCIPSTFVACMIGAFVANFMGVELKDDKIYQERLAQGLVKISSATQRKIAPTAKRATFIFLGAIFFVVCYAAAISKSVGLIENPALGRNEAIMAAMLAAAALIVGFTKIDASKISSASTFKSGMTACVCVLGVAWLGSTFVNAHVGEIKEVAGQLLSQHPWMLAVVLFFASMLLYSQGATTVALMPAALAIGVAPLTAVASFAAVSALFVLPTYPTLLAAVEMDDTGSTRIGQYVFNHPFFIPGVVTIASSVALGFAVGGLVI, encoded by the coding sequence ATGGTAGCGGTGGAATTAGTCGTACTTCTGTCATTTATATTTATTGGCGCACGGATCGGAGGGATTGGAATTGGCTTCGCAGGTGGAGCCGGCGTTATATTTTTATCACTCATTTTAGGCGTACCAACCAGCCAAGCCTATATTCCTGTTGATGTAATACTAATTATTATGTCTGTGATTACTGCCATTGCAGCAATGCAGGTAGCTGGAGGTATGGATTGGTTAGTGCAGCTAGCAGAAAACTTTTTGCGAAAGCATCCAGAGCGCATTACGTTTTACGCTCCAATGGTTACATTTTTAATGACGTTGATGGCTGGTACAGGCCATACAGCATTTTCAACACTGCCTGTCATAGCAGAAGTGGCTAAAGGACAAGGAATAAGACCTTCTCGTCCACTATCGATTGCTGTTATCGCTTCCCAAATTGCTATTACTGCTTCTCCTATTTCTGCCGCGGTGGTCGCTTTTTCTGTCATGCTTGCACCGCAAGGCGTTAGCTACCTAACTCTTCTATTAGTCTGCATTCCAAGCACGTTTGTAGCTTGCATGATTGGAGCATTCGTCGCTAATTTTATGGGCGTAGAACTGAAAGACGATAAGATTTATCAAGAAAGACTCGCACAAGGGCTTGTGAAAATCAGTTCAGCAACACAAAGAAAAATTGCACCAACAGCCAAACGTGCAACATTTATCTTCCTGGGGGCGATATTTTTTGTTGTTTGTTATGCAGCGGCAATCTCTAAATCAGTGGGCCTTATCGAGAACCCAGCTCTAGGAAGAAACGAAGCCATCATGGCTGCAATGCTAGCAGCGGCGGCGCTTATCGTTGGTTTCACTAAAATCGACGCGTCTAAAATCTCTTCAGCATCGACGTTTAAATCAGGCATGACAGCATGTGTCTGCGTTCTTGGTGTTGCTTGGTTAGGTTCGACATTTGTTAACGCGCACGTCGGAGAGATTAAAGAAGTTGCTGGACAATTATTGTCTCAGCACCCATGGATGCTTGCAGTTGTTCTGTTCTTTGCTTCAATGCTTTTGTACTCACAAGGCGCAACAACTGTCGCACTAATGCCAGCTGCACTAGCCATTGGCGTAGCACCACTAACAGCTGTTGCCTCTTTTGCCGCAGTCAGCGCTCTATTTGTACTGCCAACCTATCCAACTCTACTCGCAGCGGTTGAAATGGATGACACTGGTTCAACTCGTATCGGACAGTACGTGTTTAACCACCCATTCTTTATCCCCGGAGTAGTAACTATTGCTTCTTCTGTCGCGTTGGGCTTTGCTGTAGGTGGCCTTGTGATCTAA